From one Halosimplex rubrum genomic stretch:
- a CDS encoding NAD-dependent epimerase/dehydratase family protein, whose amino-acid sequence MDVLVTGGCGYIGSHLVPKLQTDDDVDRVVVLDSLVSGSPRALFGCFDDGLDFRRGDVREYGDVESAMRDVDRVVHLAAITGAASTHDRRDETFAVNYDGTENVLTAAGKLGVDHVVFASSCNIYGRATSTDIDESVDPDPINPYAETKYQSEDLLAEHCEEYDMTGTALRMATNFGYSPAVRFNLVVNHFVFRAVTGRPLTVYGDGSNWRPFVHVDDAARAYERAVCEPDAWDELVYNVGSNDGNYRIEEIAEVVRDEVGPVDITYLEDEHPGPSYHVNFDRLDETNFETEHTLREGVRDLAARFRDPEAAAGNSVGVGDSEQ is encoded by the coding sequence GTGGACGTGCTCGTCACCGGCGGGTGTGGCTACATCGGCAGCCACCTCGTCCCGAAGCTGCAGACCGACGACGACGTCGACCGCGTGGTCGTCCTCGACAGCCTCGTCTCCGGCTCACCCCGGGCGCTCTTTGGCTGCTTCGACGACGGCCTGGACTTCCGCCGGGGCGACGTGCGCGAGTACGGCGACGTTGAGAGCGCGATGCGAGACGTCGATCGCGTGGTCCACCTCGCGGCTATCACGGGCGCGGCGAGCACCCACGACCGCCGCGACGAGACCTTCGCGGTCAACTACGACGGCACCGAGAACGTCCTCACCGCGGCGGGCAAACTCGGCGTCGACCACGTCGTCTTCGCTTCCTCGTGCAATATCTACGGTCGCGCGACGAGCACGGACATCGACGAGTCCGTCGACCCCGACCCGATCAACCCCTACGCCGAGACGAAGTACCAGTCCGAGGACCTACTCGCCGAGCACTGCGAGGAGTACGACATGACCGGCACCGCCCTGCGGATGGCCACGAACTTCGGCTACTCGCCGGCGGTCCGGTTCAACCTCGTCGTCAACCACTTCGTCTTCCGCGCGGTGACGGGCCGGCCGCTCACCGTGTACGGCGACGGCTCGAACTGGCGTCCGTTCGTCCACGTCGACGACGCCGCCCGCGCCTACGAGCGGGCCGTTTGCGAGCCCGACGCCTGGGACGAGTTAGTTTATAACGTCGGCTCCAACGACGGCAACTACCGCATCGAGGAGATCGCCGAGGTCGTCCGCGACGAGGTCGGCCCCGTCGACATCACCTATCTCGAAGACGAACATCCCGGCCCATCCTACCACGTCAACTTCGACCGACTCGACGAGACGAACTTCGAGACCGAACACACCCTCCGCGAAGGCGTCCGCGACCTGGCCGCGCGGTTCCGGGACCCCGAGGCGGCCGCTGGCAATTCGGTTGGGGTGGGGGACTCGGAACAATGA
- a CDS encoding DUF433 domain-containing protein, whose translation MSDIVHTDGVLGGKPRLEGHRISVLQIADMVLDAGHSPEYVADQLGISLSDVHMALSYYYDNPDEMDEIRDRNERLEDQLREQAITPDHVEQ comes from the coding sequence ATGAGCGATATCGTCCATACCGACGGAGTACTCGGTGGAAAACCGCGCCTGGAAGGCCACCGTATCTCAGTGCTCCAGATCGCCGACATGGTTCTGGATGCGGGCCACTCTCCGGAGTACGTCGCGGATCAACTCGGTATCTCGCTGTCTGATGTTCACATGGCGCTCTCATACTACTACGACAACCCCGACGAGATGGACGAGATCCGGGACCGGAACGAACGACTTGAAGACCAACTCCGCGAACAGGCGATAACGCCCGATCACGTGGAGCAGTAA
- a CDS encoding DUF5615 family PIN-like protein produces the protein MARLEFCTDENVPRAFVSALESNGFDVVHATEERGEDTVDESLLQWVASDDRVLVTNDRDFADLHTEHDHAGIAVYSNQSLTPGEFVTAIRRVDRQLSPESARNELVWLDSWTQ, from the coding sequence ATGGCTCGCTTGGAGTTCTGCACCGACGAGAACGTTCCGAGAGCCTTCGTGAGTGCATTAGAATCGAACGGGTTCGACGTTGTACACGCAACCGAGGAACGCGGCGAAGACACTGTCGACGAGTCGCTTCTTCAATGGGTGGCTTCGGATGACCGGGTTCTAGTCACAAACGATCGGGATTTCGCGGACCTGCACACGGAACACGATCACGCGGGAATCGCAGTGTACTCGAATCAATCGCTTACCCCAGGTGAGTTCGTCACGGCGATCCGACGGGTTGACCGACAGCTCTCCCCAGAATCCGCCCGAAACGAACTCGTCTGGCTCGATAGCTGGACACAATAA
- a CDS encoding NAD-dependent epimerase/dehydratase family protein, which produces MTDQRTVAVTGAAGFIGSRVVSELQQAHPDWEITALDNFYLGDVREIGDVTVEHVDVRDRDRLEEALSGADIVMHLAAISGVDDCEENQDQAYEVNVQGTNNVAWFCRKTGAALVFPYSMAVLGDPVEFPITADHPRDPMNWYGRTKLLSERAIETFAEGEFPAHLFLKSNLYGEHEIDGQTVSKGTVINFFVGRAKAGENLTVYEPGDQARNYIHVVDVARAYVRSAERLDDQLDAGETGVEKYEIASQEDPGITTVAELVRDISAEELDFEPEIELLENPRDETLVSEFEVDTTRAREELGWRVEHSVEESIRELLRR; this is translated from the coding sequence ATGACAGACCAACGCACCGTCGCCGTCACAGGCGCGGCGGGATTCATCGGCAGTCGCGTCGTCTCCGAACTACAGCAGGCCCACCCCGACTGGGAGATAACCGCGCTCGACAACTTCTACCTCGGCGACGTTCGCGAGATCGGCGACGTGACCGTCGAACACGTCGACGTACGTGACCGCGACCGGTTGGAGGAGGCGCTGTCGGGTGCCGACATCGTAATGCACCTCGCGGCGATTTCGGGCGTCGACGACTGCGAGGAGAACCAGGACCAGGCCTACGAGGTCAACGTCCAGGGGACGAACAACGTCGCGTGGTTCTGCCGGAAGACCGGCGCGGCGCTCGTGTTCCCGTACTCGATGGCGGTGCTGGGCGACCCCGTCGAGTTCCCGATCACCGCCGACCACCCGCGCGACCCGATGAACTGGTACGGTCGGACGAAACTGCTCAGCGAGCGCGCCATCGAGACGTTCGCCGAGGGGGAGTTCCCGGCCCACCTGTTCCTCAAGTCGAATCTGTACGGCGAACACGAGATCGACGGTCAGACCGTCTCGAAGGGCACGGTCATCAACTTCTTCGTCGGCCGCGCGAAGGCCGGCGAGAACCTGACCGTCTACGAGCCCGGCGACCAGGCGCGCAACTACATCCACGTCGTGGACGTGGCTCGCGCGTACGTCCGCAGCGCCGAGCGACTCGACGACCAGCTCGACGCGGGCGAGACCGGCGTCGAGAAGTACGAGATCGCCAGTCAGGAAGACCCCGGCATCACGACCGTCGCCGAGCTGGTCCGGGACATCTCGGCCGAGGAGCTCGACTTCGAACCGGAGATCGAACTGCTGGAGAACCCGCGCGACGAGACGCTCGTCAGCGAGTTCGAGGTTGACACAACCCGTGCCCGCGAAGAGCTGGGCTGGCGTGTCGAACACTCTGTCGAGGAGAGCATCCGCGAGTTACTGCGTCGCTGA
- a CDS encoding ArsR/SmtB family transcription factor: MPTDQTRTVDRNSPDDPEDLLPEKSVFDLDEYLAMHAAVGHRTRYEILYRLVHNGEMSPKELEKALDIDDSTLHYHLNELVDVGLVEKRQRTERGQDGLYTYYRATVFGEVTLTDGVDELIRGEQTFEAMYDSSTK, translated from the coding sequence ATGCCGACGGATCAAACGCGGACGGTCGACAGAAACTCCCCGGACGACCCGGAGGACCTGCTGCCCGAGAAGAGCGTGTTCGACCTCGACGAGTATCTCGCGATGCACGCTGCCGTCGGCCATCGCACTCGCTACGAGATCCTCTATCGGCTCGTCCACAACGGCGAGATGAGTCCGAAGGAACTCGAGAAGGCCCTCGATATAGACGATAGCACCCTTCACTACCACCTCAACGAGCTCGTCGATGTCGGCCTCGTCGAGAAACGCCAGCGTACCGAGCGCGGACAGGATGGCCTGTACACATATTATCGAGCAACTGTATTCGGCGAGGTGACGCTTACCGACGGTGTCGACGAGTTGATCCGCGGCGAGCAGACGTTCGAAGCAATGTACGACAGTTCGACAAAGTGA
- a CDS encoding DUF7509 family protein, giving the protein MIRSAPVRWELRVETYEIEDELVAKLRRFSGDHSVLV; this is encoded by the coding sequence ATGATTCGTTCGGCGCCAGTTCGGTGGGAACTGCGCGTCGAGACCTACGAGATCGAGGACGAACTCGTGGCCAAACTACGCCGGTTCTCTGGGGATCATTCTGTATTGGTTTGA
- a CDS encoding toxin-antitoxin system TumE family protein, with protein MASPTGDDLDGVSESATYSDGTVVRVFCMRTDRNAYPSGWAYKLHYGTTEPDPPDTLDDGTIRRYDNSHEDTKGHELHAAPEPRPKTVEFPGMVELWERFWSEIPKTEFEVE; from the coding sequence ATGGCCTCACCGACTGGTGATGACTTGGACGGTGTGAGTGAGAGCGCGACGTACTCCGATGGGACTGTCGTTCGCGTGTTCTGCATGCGAACTGACCGTAACGCATACCCGTCCGGATGGGCCTACAAACTTCACTACGGTACGACGGAACCCGACCCACCGGACACGCTCGACGATGGCACGATTCGTCGGTACGACAACTCACATGAGGATACGAAAGGCCACGAACTGCACGCCGCACCGGAACCAAGACCAAAGACAGTCGAGTTCCCAGGGATGGTCGAACTGTGGGAACGATTCTGGAGCGAGATACCGAAAACCGAATTCGAGGTTGAGTGA
- a CDS encoding HVO_A0114 family putative DNA-binding protein, translating into MEREQLRTESTLVVTVKSSEEFHDDVSAGIEALERDETVDSTPTLSFASYDDLMDTLTPRVLDLIEAIQREEPTSINETARVVDRDVKNVHEELGRLARLGIVFFDEDGQSKRPIVWFDEMLINLPFDPDLDETTAAAP; encoded by the coding sequence ATGGAGCGGGAACAGCTGCGGACCGAATCGACGCTCGTCGTAACCGTAAAATCATCCGAAGAGTTCCACGATGATGTCTCCGCTGGCATCGAAGCGCTCGAACGAGACGAGACGGTCGATTCCACGCCGACGCTTTCGTTCGCGAGTTACGACGACCTCATGGACACACTGACGCCGCGCGTTCTCGATCTCATCGAGGCCATCCAGCGGGAAGAACCGACTAGCATCAACGAGACCGCCAGGGTTGTCGACCGGGACGTGAAGAACGTCCACGAGGAACTCGGCCGACTGGCCCGGCTAGGTATCGTTTTCTTCGACGAAGACGGCCAGAGCAAGCGGCCGATCGTCTGGTTCGACGAGATGCTCATCAATCTCCCGTTCGACCCCGACCTCGACGAGACAACAGCTGCTGCACCGTGA
- a CDS encoding glycosyltransferase family 4 protein: MTDDHRGAAGTGSKASEATPRSLRILRVAQKVYPDVAGGGAYHVHALSRDQAAMGHDVTVLAVAPDGDGDRPHVEQRDGYTVVRYPPTAEPLGNAVSAGVAQFLRRTDEYDVVHAHSHLYFSTNLAALARRLSGTPLAVTNHGLYSQTAPKWVFDAYLRTVGRWTFDSADVAFCYTDEDRDRLRDLGVSVPVEVVANGIDTARFTPDGPRSDDLAGDPAILFVGRLVDGKRPGDALAAFERLRERAPNAGLTICGDGPLREKLEERVRDRGLDEAVRFLGHLSYETMPAVYRAADALVLPSEAEGLPRTVLEAMATDVPVVTSALDQLTGVVDGGGETVPVGDVDRFADALAAVTEERAAYSPRAVVEDGYDWATTVEQTTEQFQRIAAGR; encoded by the coding sequence ATGACCGACGACCATCGCGGGGCGGCGGGCACAGGATCGAAGGCGTCGGAAGCGACGCCGCGCTCGCTCCGGATCCTGCGGGTCGCACAGAAGGTCTACCCCGACGTGGCGGGCGGGGGCGCCTACCACGTCCACGCGCTGAGTCGCGACCAGGCCGCGATGGGCCACGACGTGACGGTGCTGGCGGTCGCACCCGACGGCGACGGAGACCGACCGCACGTCGAGCAGCGCGACGGCTACACGGTCGTCCGCTATCCCCCGACCGCGGAGCCGCTCGGCAACGCCGTCTCCGCGGGCGTCGCGCAGTTTCTCCGGCGAACGGACGAGTACGACGTGGTCCACGCCCACTCGCACCTCTATTTCTCGACGAATCTCGCGGCGCTCGCCCGCCGGCTGTCGGGGACGCCGCTGGCGGTCACGAACCACGGCCTGTACTCCCAGACGGCCCCCAAGTGGGTCTTCGACGCCTACCTCCGAACCGTCGGGCGCTGGACCTTCGACAGCGCGGACGTGGCCTTCTGCTACACCGACGAGGACCGCGACCGGCTCCGCGACCTAGGTGTTTCCGTCCCGGTCGAAGTCGTCGCCAACGGGATCGATACGGCGCGGTTCACCCCGGACGGCCCCCGGAGCGACGACCTGGCCGGCGATCCCGCGATCCTCTTCGTCGGCCGTCTCGTCGACGGGAAACGGCCGGGCGACGCGCTCGCGGCGTTCGAACGCCTTCGAGAACGGGCACCGAATGCGGGGCTCACGATCTGCGGTGACGGGCCGCTGCGCGAGAAACTCGAAGAGCGGGTCCGCGACCGTGGACTGGACGAGGCGGTTCGGTTCTTGGGCCATCTCTCCTACGAGACGATGCCAGCGGTCTACCGGGCCGCAGACGCGCTCGTATTGCCGAGCGAGGCCGAGGGGCTGCCACGGACTGTGTTAGAAGCGATGGCGACCGACGTGCCCGTCGTCACGAGCGCGCTCGACCAGCTCACCGGCGTCGTCGACGGCGGCGGTGAGACGGTCCCCGTCGGCGATGTCGATAGGTTCGCGGACGCGCTGGCGGCCGTCACAGAGGAACGAGCGGCGTACTCGCCGCGTGCGGTCGTCGAAGACGGCTACGACTGGGCGACGACCGTCGAGCAGACGACCGAGCAGTTCCAGCGGATCGCGGCAGGACGATGA
- a CDS encoding sugar transferase → MNSRWQYRVASVGATVVLTLLVLVVANHPFVQNLFALVPYFGGPAPSVLTGGQFAVAIATTIGVVSAAMWPVFKPRPRRILDTILLTQKRVLLAMVGLAALGYYNYTYRLPRSTLMIVTGLLFVGLPVTMAAIRRRPPGTERAVIVGDDPAAMADVLATAEPDVVGYVSPFAGRESGTGPGGPGVTDGGVVLEEDPLAELECLGGLSRLEEILVAYDVDTAVLAFGDADRMEFFGALDTCYEHGVVAKVHRDHADSVLTSGVSESDLLDIDLEPWDTQDYVVKRAFDIAFAATGLVALAPVIAAVAVAVKLDSPGPVLYRQERTAEFGDRFPVYKFRSMVVDAESATGPKLSEEDAGEIDPRVTRVGRFLRRTHLDEIPQLWSILVGDMSVVGPRPERPELDTEMETTADTWRRRWFVRPGLTGLAQINDATGHDPEEKLRYDVEYIRRQSFWFDLKIVIRQLWDVGADAVRTVRPKTDR, encoded by the coding sequence ATGAACTCGCGGTGGCAGTATCGAGTCGCGAGCGTGGGGGCGACCGTCGTCCTGACGCTCCTCGTGCTCGTCGTCGCGAACCACCCGTTCGTCCAGAACCTGTTCGCGTTGGTCCCCTACTTCGGGGGGCCGGCGCCGTCGGTCCTGACGGGCGGGCAGTTCGCGGTCGCCATCGCGACGACGATCGGCGTCGTGAGCGCGGCGATGTGGCCTGTCTTCAAGCCGCGTCCGCGACGGATCCTCGACACCATCCTCCTGACCCAGAAGCGGGTCCTTCTGGCGATGGTCGGGCTGGCCGCGCTGGGCTACTACAACTACACCTACAGGCTCCCGCGGTCGACGCTGATGATCGTGACCGGACTGCTCTTCGTCGGCCTGCCGGTGACGATGGCGGCGATCCGCCGTCGGCCGCCGGGCACCGAACGGGCCGTCATCGTCGGCGACGACCCGGCCGCGATGGCGGACGTGCTCGCGACGGCCGAACCCGACGTGGTCGGCTACGTCTCGCCGTTCGCGGGCCGGGAGAGCGGGACCGGCCCGGGCGGGCCGGGCGTCACGGACGGGGGCGTCGTCCTCGAGGAGGACCCCCTCGCCGAGCTGGAGTGTCTCGGCGGCCTCTCCCGGCTGGAGGAGATACTCGTCGCCTACGACGTGGACACGGCCGTGCTGGCGTTCGGCGACGCCGACCGCATGGAGTTTTTCGGCGCGCTCGACACCTGCTACGAACACGGGGTCGTCGCGAAGGTCCACCGCGACCACGCCGACAGCGTGCTGACCAGCGGCGTCTCCGAGAGCGACCTCCTCGACATCGACCTGGAACCGTGGGACACCCAGGACTACGTCGTCAAGCGCGCGTTCGACATCGCCTTCGCCGCGACGGGACTGGTCGCCCTCGCGCCGGTGATCGCGGCCGTCGCCGTCGCCGTCAAACTCGACAGCCCCGGGCCCGTCCTGTACCGCCAGGAGCGTACCGCCGAGTTTGGCGACCGCTTCCCGGTCTACAAGTTCCGGAGTATGGTCGTCGACGCCGAATCCGCCACGGGACCGAAACTGAGCGAGGAAGACGCGGGCGAGATCGACCCCAGGGTCACTCGCGTGGGTCGGTTCCTCCGGCGGACCCACCTCGACGAGATCCCCCAGCTGTGGTCGATCCTCGTCGGCGACATGAGCGTCGTCGGCCCGCGCCCGGAGCGGCCGGAACTCGACACGGAGATGGAGACGACCGCCGACACGTGGCGCCGACGCTGGTTCGTCCGACCCGGGCTGACCGGCCTCGCCCAGATCAACGACGCCACCGGCCACGACCCCGAGGAGAAGCTCCGCTACGACGTGGAGTATATCCGCCGGCAGTCCTTTTGGTTCGACCTGAAGATCGTGATCCGCCAGCTGTGGGACGTCGGCGCCGACGCGGTTCGAACCGTCCGGCCTAAGACCGACCGATGA
- a CDS encoding ArnT family glycosyltransferase gives MSIDDVVGRANAELLTHTGAAYGALFVIATAIRATYWQMSGDKIVPSSETFLSLCEPLPADFSGFFAILSDFGPYWTLFSGYWVPMCGVYKVAGGSVTAVVLWQIFLSAATCVLIFDLGRRYFTPLAGLIAGLFMAGMLDNFAWTTRLLSDVMFTFLITLSLWQLHRYRTHRSRANQFILAGILLWLALTKPQGLPVVVVWLTFDLLPRRYDLGYDIIPYRRVSALLAGVLMVPLLAITIPWGLEQGIKSWRDGLLVQFDPTFTYEYVPRAATGAVEFLLVNIDYMIIMAALKTILFYLPVVGRFSLLHNAINMVTLLPVTLFGFAGFVKLIRNRKHVARDLGVPVIVLTAIVAATFIDYSWGYRPPVIPSLALATGYLLTENRWLSTRS, from the coding sequence ATGTCTATCGACGATGTCGTTGGCCGAGCGAACGCCGAGCTCTTAACGCATACGGGTGCTGCCTATGGGGCGCTATTTGTAATAGCAACCGCTATCAGAGCCACCTATTGGCAGATGAGTGGTGATAAAATCGTACCCAGTTCGGAAACTTTTCTCAGCCTCTGTGAACCGTTACCGGCCGATTTTAGCGGATTTTTCGCAATACTCTCTGATTTCGGACCATACTGGACACTGTTTTCGGGCTATTGGGTTCCGATGTGTGGTGTCTACAAAGTAGCCGGTGGATCGGTCACCGCTGTTGTCTTATGGCAGATCTTTCTCTCTGCAGCCACGTGTGTGCTAATCTTTGATCTCGGACGGCGCTACTTCACACCACTTGCCGGGCTCATCGCTGGGCTATTCATGGCCGGGATGCTCGATAACTTTGCTTGGACGACCCGGCTTCTCAGCGACGTGATGTTTACCTTCTTGATTACGCTTTCTCTCTGGCAACTCCACCGATATAGGACTCACCGCTCACGGGCGAATCAGTTCATCCTCGCTGGAATACTCTTGTGGCTTGCACTTACGAAGCCACAGGGGCTGCCCGTCGTGGTGGTCTGGTTGACCTTTGATCTTTTGCCTCGTCGGTACGACCTTGGGTACGATATTATTCCGTACCGGCGTGTTTCAGCCCTCTTAGCTGGTGTTCTCATGGTACCATTACTCGCAATTACGATTCCATGGGGCCTTGAACAAGGCATTAAATCTTGGCGAGACGGGCTACTCGTTCAGTTCGATCCGACTTTCACCTACGAGTACGTTCCCCGTGCTGCTACGGGTGCAGTTGAATTTCTTCTCGTGAACATTGATTATATGATAATAATGGCTGCGCTCAAGACGATTTTATTCTATCTTCCCGTTGTCGGCCGCTTTTCACTACTTCACAACGCGATCAATATGGTGACATTACTCCCAGTTACACTGTTCGGGTTCGCTGGGTTTGTAAAATTGATCCGGAACCGGAAACATGTTGCACGTGATCTTGGCGTTCCGGTAATAGTTCTGACAGCTATCGTCGCTGCGACATTTATTGACTATTCGTGGGGATATCGGCCACCAGTAATCCCCTCACTGGCACTCGCAACCGGATATCTACTTACTGAGAACCGCTGGCTATCTACGCGCTCGTGA
- a CDS encoding AAA family ATPase, with amino-acid sequence MTEPAALYEAIREEAGSVLIGNDHAVEGLTIAMLTRGHVLLEGVPGVAKTTVANLFARATGLNYNRVQMTPDILPADITGTYVYREQSGEFELRRGPVFANVVVADEINRATAKTQSALLEAMQERHVTVEGDTLELPTPFIVIATQNPIEMEGTFELPEAQRDRFDLKLTVGLPDRDEESELLNRFDSEPEMGPDSAEQVVDRDDILSAQAVVEDVYIDESVNDYILDLVAASRESPDTTHGASPRASLAFLNTSKARAAIHGRDYVIPDDVKALVEPILAHRLVLSTEADLSDVTPEDVVEDIVEQVEPPSREAAQRAPAVSDGGDDRDGDEA; translated from the coding sequence ATGACTGAGCCCGCCGCCCTCTACGAGGCCATCCGTGAGGAGGCCGGATCCGTCCTCATCGGCAACGACCACGCCGTCGAGGGGTTGACCATCGCGATGCTCACCCGCGGGCACGTCCTCCTCGAAGGCGTCCCCGGCGTCGCGAAGACGACGGTCGCGAACCTCTTCGCGCGGGCGACCGGGCTCAACTACAACCGCGTCCAGATGACGCCGGACATCCTCCCCGCAGACATCACCGGCACCTACGTCTACCGCGAGCAGTCCGGCGAGTTCGAACTCCGGCGCGGCCCCGTCTTCGCCAACGTCGTCGTCGCCGACGAGATCAACCGCGCGACCGCCAAGACCCAGTCGGCCCTCCTGGAGGCGATGCAGGAACGTCACGTCACCGTCGAGGGCGACACCCTCGAACTCCCGACGCCGTTTATCGTCATCGCGACGCAGAACCCCATCGAGATGGAGGGCACCTTCGAGCTCCCCGAGGCCCAGCGCGACCGCTTCGACCTGAAACTCACCGTGGGGCTGCCCGACCGCGACGAGGAGTCCGAGCTCCTGAATCGCTTCGACTCCGAGCCCGAGATGGGCCCCGACTCCGCCGAGCAGGTCGTCGACCGCGACGACATCCTCTCTGCGCAGGCGGTCGTCGAGGACGTGTACATCGACGAGAGCGTCAACGACTACATCCTCGATCTGGTGGCGGCCTCCCGGGAGTCGCCGGACACCACTCACGGCGCCTCGCCGCGCGCGTCGCTGGCCTTCCTCAACACCTCGAAGGCTCGGGCCGCCATCCACGGTCGCGATTACGTCATCCCCGACGACGTGAAGGCGCTGGTCGAACCGATCCTCGCCCACCGGCTCGTCCTCTCGACCGAGGCTGACCTGAGCGACGTGACGCCCGAGGACGTGGTCGAAGACATCGTCGAGCAGGTCGAACCCCCGAGTCGCGAGGCCGCCCAGCGGGCGCCCGCCGTCAGCGACGGCGGCGACGACCGCGACGGTGACGAGGCGTAA
- a CDS encoding DUF4350 domain-containing protein — MAFDDYDYPRVAVLVLLVAVNLALVGAMTTSSAAYGPYNGEWDGADTLRTSASESAEVDLATTTDRYGELSAGESLAVVLAPSEPTDGEAAQVQSFVSRGGTLVVAGESPNATDPYLDAVGSSVRVNGTQLRDDQNNYRGPQLPVANNVSDHNLTEGVESVTLNDGTALEPSDAPSFNESDVTPLINSSTVAYLDSNGNETYDTGEPFGSLPVATVEPEGEGHIVAVSDPSAFTNAMLDREGNQAFLAALLDGREHVLLDYSQHSSLPPLVYALITVRTNAPLQLLVSVLAFGAFGTYVNRGRLFAAAESALGRDGDEFDIDDITLDEAAVKALIEDRHPDWDEEYADRVTEAIIRQREGPRNDD; from the coding sequence ATGGCGTTCGACGACTACGACTACCCGCGGGTGGCCGTACTCGTGCTCCTGGTCGCGGTGAACCTCGCCTTAGTCGGCGCGATGACCACCTCGTCAGCCGCGTACGGCCCGTACAATGGCGAGTGGGACGGCGCCGACACGCTCCGGACGAGCGCGAGCGAGTCGGCCGAGGTCGACCTGGCGACGACGACCGACCGCTACGGCGAACTCTCGGCCGGTGAGTCGCTCGCCGTCGTCCTCGCGCCGAGCGAACCGACCGACGGGGAAGCCGCGCAGGTCCAATCGTTCGTCTCCCGGGGCGGGACGCTCGTCGTCGCCGGCGAGAGCCCGAACGCGACCGACCCCTATCTCGATGCCGTCGGGTCGAGCGTCCGCGTGAACGGCACCCAGCTCCGCGACGACCAGAACAACTACCGCGGACCCCAGTTGCCGGTCGCGAACAACGTCTCCGACCACAACCTGACCGAGGGTGTCGAGTCGGTCACGCTCAACGACGGGACGGCTCTCGAACCGAGCGACGCACCCTCGTTCAACGAGAGCGACGTGACGCCGCTGATCAACAGTTCGACCGTCGCGTACCTCGATTCGAACGGCAACGAGACCTACGACACCGGCGAACCGTTCGGGTCGCTCCCGGTCGCGACCGTCGAACCGGAAGGCGAGGGCCACATCGTCGCCGTCAGTGACCCGAGCGCCTTCACGAACGCGATGCTCGACCGCGAGGGGAATCAGGCCTTCCTCGCGGCGCTGCTCGACGGCCGGGAACACGTCCTGCTGGACTACTCCCAGCACTCGTCGCTGCCGCCGCTCGTCTACGCCCTGATCACCGTCCGCACCAACGCGCCGCTCCAGCTACTGGTCAGCGTCCTCGCCTTCGGCGCCTTCGGCACGTACGTCAACCGCGGGCGGCTGTTCGCGGCCGCGGAGTCCGCGCTCGGTCGCGACGGCGACGAGTTCGATATCGACGATATCACGCTCGACGAGGCCGCTGTCAAGGCGCTCATCGAGGACCGTCACCCCGACTGGGACGAGGAGTACGCCGACCGCGTAACAGAAGCGATTATACGCCAGCGGGAGGGACCACGGAACGATGACTGA